A genomic segment from Sporichthya brevicatena encodes:
- a CDS encoding flagellin, whose protein sequence is MGLRINQNISAMNAYRNLSVTSGQMEKSLERLSSGFRINRAADDAAGLSISEGLRSQIGGLKVAVRNSQDAISVVQTAEGALTETTSILQRMRDLAVQAANGGSQDAKAQAAAQTEFAQLQGELDRIAKTTSFGGQKLLDVGVNGSTGYSGNFQVGANNTLNDRIDVALTAAAFGTAVTGSAATAATVTGGGAVPGTYTGGTLSLSVDGGASFDVTVANDATAATVVSAINTAYQTATGSTGTIASEAAGVVTLTSETTGASSSINVLAASTDSLTTALGLAETATAGAEAVLGTATGFDSAGLGVNAASLSNTANARSAIDLVDNAIKNVSTARAQLGAYQNRFEHTINNLNVAVENLSASESRIRDTDMAAEMVSFTRSQILSQAGTAMLAQANSAPQGVLQLLRG, encoded by the coding sequence ATGGGACTCCGCATCAACCAGAACATCTCGGCGATGAACGCCTACCGCAACCTGTCGGTGACGTCGGGTCAGATGGAGAAGTCGCTCGAGCGTCTCTCCAGCGGTTTCCGCATCAACCGCGCAGCGGACGACGCGGCCGGCCTCAGCATCTCCGAGGGCCTGCGCTCGCAGATCGGTGGCCTCAAGGTCGCCGTTCGGAACAGCCAGGACGCCATCTCGGTCGTCCAGACCGCAGAAGGTGCGCTGACCGAGACCACCTCGATCCTGCAGCGCATGCGTGACCTCGCCGTCCAGGCCGCCAACGGCGGTAGCCAGGACGCCAAGGCCCAGGCCGCGGCCCAGACCGAGTTCGCCCAGCTCCAGGGCGAGCTGGACCGCATCGCCAAGACCACGTCGTTCGGTGGCCAGAAGCTGCTCGACGTGGGCGTCAACGGCTCCACCGGTTACTCCGGCAACTTCCAGGTCGGCGCCAACAACACCCTCAACGACCGCATCGACGTCGCCCTCACCGCGGCGGCGTTCGGCACGGCCGTGACGGGTTCGGCGGCGACGGCGGCCACGGTCACCGGCGGCGGCGCGGTTCCCGGCACCTACACCGGCGGCACGCTGTCCCTGTCGGTCGACGGCGGCGCGTCGTTCGACGTCACGGTGGCGAACGACGCCACCGCGGCGACGGTGGTCAGCGCCATCAACACCGCCTACCAGACCGCGACCGGTTCCACCGGGACCATCGCGTCGGAGGCGGCCGGCGTCGTCACGCTGACCTCGGAGACCACCGGCGCATCCTCCAGCATCAACGTGCTGGCGGCCTCGACGGACTCGCTCACCACCGCCCTGGGTCTCGCCGAGACCGCCACGGCCGGTGCCGAGGCCGTTCTCGGCACCGCGACCGGCTTCGACAGCGCCGGCCTCGGCGTCAACGCGGCCAGCCTGAGCAACACCGCGAACGCGCGGTCGGCGATCGACCTCGTCGACAACGCGATCAAGAACGTGTCGACCGCTCGTGCGCAGCTCGGTGCCTACCAGAACCGCTTCGAGCACACGATCAACAACCTCAACGTCGCGGTGGAGAACCTGTCCGCGTCGGAGAGCCGGATCCGCGACACCGACATGGCGGCGGAGATGGTCAGCTTCACCCGGAGCCAGATCCTGTCCCAGGCCGGCACCGCGATGCTGGCTCAGGCCAACTCGGCCCCGCAGGGCGTCCTGCAGCTGCTCCGCGGCTGA
- a CDS encoding response regulator, with protein MKVLIVDDSRVMRQIVSRTLRQAGFDDLDLVEAENGRQGCEQVRSERPDLVLSDWNMPEMSGIEFLRNLRDTGDQTPFGFVTSEGTAEMRETATAAGALFLVAKPFTPEAFAEVLSPVLG; from the coding sequence GTGAAGGTCCTGATCGTCGACGACAGCCGGGTGATGCGCCAGATCGTGTCGCGCACTCTCCGGCAGGCCGGCTTCGACGACCTCGATCTGGTCGAGGCCGAGAACGGCCGCCAGGGTTGCGAGCAGGTGCGCTCCGAGCGCCCCGACCTCGTCCTGTCCGACTGGAACATGCCCGAGATGAGCGGCATCGAGTTCCTGCGCAACCTCCGCGACACCGGGGACCAGACCCCGTTCGGCTTTGTGACCAGTGAGGGCACCGCCGAGATGCGCGAGACCGCGACCGCCGCCGGGGCCCTGTTCCTCGTCGCCAAGCCGTTCACGCCCGAGGCGTTCGCCGAGGTGCTGTCCCCCGTCCTCGGTTAG
- the fliS gene encoding flagellar export chaperone FliS, producing MSSGLTTANALGLNGGARIAAQRARFLDDAVATASPTRLVTMLYDRLLLDLTRGADAQSVGDRAAANTHLLHAQEIVLELAGSLRPELWEGGPALAALYTFLHSELVRANVSGDPERTAAVRTLVEPLAEAWRAAALEVSAAAASVDRVG from the coding sequence ATGAGCAGCGGCCTGACCACGGCGAACGCCTTGGGCCTCAACGGCGGAGCGAGAATCGCCGCCCAGCGGGCGCGCTTCCTCGACGACGCGGTCGCCACCGCCTCGCCCACGCGGCTGGTCACGATGCTCTACGACCGCCTGCTGCTCGACCTGACCCGCGGCGCGGACGCGCAGTCGGTCGGGGACCGGGCCGCCGCGAACACCCACCTGCTGCACGCCCAGGAGATCGTCCTGGAGCTGGCCGGCAGCCTCCGTCCCGAGCTCTGGGAGGGCGGGCCCGCCCTGGCCGCGCTCTACACGTTCCTACACTCCGAGTTGGTCCGGGCGAACGTGTCCGGCGACCCGGAGCGCACCGCGGCCGTCCGGACCCTGGTCGAGCCCCTCGCGGAGGCGTGGCGCGCCGCCGCGCTGGAAGTTTCGGCCGCGGCGGCTTCGGTCGACCGCGTGGGGTAG
- the flgK gene encoding flagellar hook-associated protein FlgK has product MTSFSGLSTALTGLQAARRGLDVTGQNIANANTDGYTRQRVVQQSVGAPEVPALWATYDGAGGGVRVTDVARLSDDFLTARARSESGTLAQLTARQATMAGVESVLGEPGDTGIASQLSDLWAAWHDVANRPGDVAARAQLLARTTTVADGLRAAHLKLDTQWTAGREQLAVAVDQVNTTAANVAELNQAILRSTQAGIPVNELRDQRDQLINALAAATGAVARAGEDGTIDVYLGGIALVRGERAETLAVTGATSMTDLRAGSSPAPAVTWTSIGTPAVLGGSLGGQVEALGVTIPKYADDLDSVAFALRDAVNAAHTAGYDLDGNAGVAMFSATATAKDITNLVTDPRLVAASGQAPNPDPSLDGSNASVLAEIGRGASSPDNVYRRLVVDVGAAAQAANRRQQIQASVSTQAAAALESAVGVNVDEEMVGLLSYQRAYEAAARVITAIDEALDVLINRTGLVGR; this is encoded by the coding sequence GTGACCAGCTTCTCCGGCCTGTCCACCGCGCTCACCGGCCTGCAGGCCGCACGCCGCGGGCTGGACGTCACCGGCCAGAACATCGCGAACGCCAACACCGACGGCTACACCCGGCAACGGGTCGTGCAGCAGTCGGTGGGGGCGCCCGAGGTCCCGGCGCTGTGGGCGACCTACGACGGCGCCGGGGGCGGCGTCCGCGTCACGGACGTCGCACGCCTCTCGGACGACTTCCTCACCGCGCGGGCCCGGAGCGAGTCCGGGACCCTCGCCCAGCTGACAGCGCGTCAGGCCACGATGGCCGGCGTCGAGTCCGTGCTCGGGGAGCCGGGGGACACCGGCATCGCGTCGCAGCTCTCGGACCTGTGGGCCGCGTGGCACGACGTGGCGAACCGGCCCGGTGACGTCGCCGCGCGTGCGCAGCTGCTCGCCCGCACGACGACGGTCGCCGACGGACTCCGCGCCGCACACCTCAAGCTCGACACCCAGTGGACGGCGGGGCGCGAGCAGCTCGCGGTCGCCGTCGACCAGGTCAACACGACTGCAGCCAACGTCGCCGAGCTGAACCAGGCGATCCTGCGCAGCACGCAGGCCGGCATCCCGGTCAACGAGCTGCGCGACCAGCGGGACCAGCTGATCAACGCCCTCGCCGCCGCCACCGGTGCGGTCGCCCGGGCCGGGGAGGACGGCACGATCGACGTCTACCTCGGCGGGATCGCCCTCGTCCGCGGCGAGCGGGCGGAGACGCTGGCGGTCACCGGCGCGACGTCGATGACCGACCTGCGCGCCGGTTCGAGCCCCGCGCCGGCGGTGACCTGGACGTCGATCGGCACCCCGGCCGTGCTCGGCGGCAGCCTCGGCGGGCAGGTCGAGGCGCTCGGCGTCACGATCCCGAAGTACGCCGACGACCTGGACTCGGTCGCGTTCGCCCTGCGGGACGCGGTCAACGCCGCGCACACCGCCGGTTACGACCTCGACGGCAACGCCGGCGTCGCGATGTTCTCCGCGACGGCGACGGCGAAGGACATCACGAACCTGGTGACGGACCCGCGGCTGGTCGCGGCCTCCGGCCAGGCGCCGAACCCGGACCCGTCGCTCGACGGCAGCAACGCGTCCGTCCTCGCCGAGATCGGTCGCGGCGCGAGCTCACCTGACAACGTCTACCGCCGATTGGTGGTCGACGTCGGGGCGGCGGCGCAGGCGGCCAACCGCCGGCAGCAGATTCAGGCGTCGGTCTCCACACAGGCAGCAGCCGCGCTGGAGTCCGCGGTCGGAGTGAACGTCGACGAGGAGATGGTGGGACTGCTCAGCTACCAGCGCGCGTACGAGGCGGCCGCGCGCGTCATCACAGCGATCGACGAGGCGCTCGACGTCCTGATCAACCGCACCGGCCTGGTGGGGAGGTAA
- the csrA gene encoding carbon storage regulator CsrA: MLVLSRSQGESVMIGSDIVVTVLEVRGDVVRIGIDAPRDVKVHREEVYRALEQANREAAGSDPAAEAELSKHLKIPPPMHD; this comes from the coding sequence GTGCTCGTGCTGAGTCGCTCCCAGGGCGAGAGCGTGATGATCGGCTCCGACATCGTCGTGACGGTGCTCGAGGTGCGTGGGGACGTGGTCCGGATCGGGATCGACGCGCCCCGGGACGTGAAGGTCCACCGCGAAGAGGTCTACCGGGCGCTGGAGCAGGCCAACCGCGAGGCGGCCGGGTCGGACCCGGCGGCGGAGGCGGAGCTGAGCAAGCACCTCAAGATCCCGCCGCCGATGCACGACTGA
- the fliD gene encoding flagellar filament capping protein FliD translates to MAGMSVDGLISGLDTTSLINQLIQAEAAPQTSLKNKVSEAQAAVSAYQSINTRYAALATAAEAIANPDTWTTPVTSSSSASVKASSTATATLGRLDFDVTSVARSHSLATGTFSDINDIVQTWPVVLTGDKGGMAFAITATDNSVSGLINAINTATGVNGASLDLQAVVVQVAPGTYRLQITAKDTGEASQFTLDGLGATSVVRTGTDAEIDLGGGLTVKSATNTFTDVLPGTTFTVSKEETGVSVSTAVTAESIADKVAAMVNAANAALAEAAKQSTYDTASKKGAPLVGEAAIRTLQSQTLGAVDVVAGAGAPGTAGIGLDRNGRLTFDRARFVELMAEDPARAQALAAGVGASLAAVAKGATDSTSGSVTLAIQGRDAAIKDLGTRIENWDTRLSARKAALVRQFSAMETALSSLRNQSSWLSGQLASLPTWGSQ, encoded by the coding sequence ATGGCCGGTATGTCGGTCGACGGACTGATCAGCGGGCTGGACACCACCTCGTTGATCAACCAGCTCATCCAGGCCGAAGCGGCGCCGCAGACGTCGCTCAAGAACAAGGTCAGCGAGGCTCAGGCCGCCGTGTCGGCCTATCAGAGCATCAACACCCGCTACGCCGCGCTCGCGACGGCCGCCGAGGCGATCGCGAACCCCGACACCTGGACCACGCCGGTGACGTCGTCCTCGTCCGCGTCGGTGAAGGCGAGCAGCACCGCCACCGCGACCCTCGGCCGGCTCGACTTCGACGTCACCTCGGTGGCGCGGTCGCACTCGTTGGCGACGGGGACCTTCTCCGACATCAACGACATCGTGCAGACCTGGCCGGTCGTGCTGACCGGCGACAAGGGCGGGATGGCGTTCGCGATCACGGCGACGGACAACTCCGTCTCCGGCCTGATCAACGCGATCAACACCGCGACCGGCGTCAACGGCGCCTCGCTCGACCTGCAGGCCGTCGTCGTCCAGGTCGCCCCCGGTACGTACCGGCTGCAGATCACCGCCAAGGACACCGGCGAGGCGAGCCAGTTCACCCTCGACGGCCTCGGCGCCACCAGCGTCGTCCGCACCGGCACCGACGCCGAGATCGACCTCGGCGGCGGCCTGACGGTGAAGTCGGCCACCAACACGTTCACCGACGTCCTCCCGGGCACCACCTTCACGGTGAGCAAGGAGGAGACGGGGGTGTCGGTGTCCACCGCGGTCACGGCGGAGTCGATCGCCGACAAGGTCGCCGCGATGGTCAACGCCGCCAACGCCGCGCTGGCCGAGGCCGCGAAGCAGTCGACCTACGACACCGCGAGCAAGAAGGGCGCGCCACTGGTCGGCGAGGCCGCGATCCGCACGCTGCAGTCGCAGACGCTCGGCGCGGTCGACGTCGTCGCGGGCGCCGGGGCACCGGGCACCGCGGGCATCGGCCTGGACCGCAACGGCCGGCTGACCTTCGACCGCGCCCGCTTCGTCGAGCTGATGGCCGAGGACCCCGCCCGGGCCCAAGCCCTCGCCGCCGGCGTCGGGGCCTCGCTGGCCGCGGTCGCGAAGGGCGCGACGGACTCGACGTCCGGCTCGGTCACCCTCGCCATTCAGGGCCGCGACGCGGCCATCAAGGACCTCGGGACACGCATCGAGAACTGGGACACCCGGCTCTCCGCGCGCAAGGCCGCCCTGGTGCGGCAGTTCAGCGCGATGGAGACGGCGCTCTCGTCGCTGCGGAACCAGTCCTCCTGGCTGTCCGGCCAGCTCGCGTCCCTGCCGACGTGGGGCTCGCAGTGA
- a CDS encoding chemotaxis protein CheX, whose product MSTLMLATDELRGLIDDIWTSLFETPLDQDAPMPDDPVTAFVDISGGWQGRVLVATTTEGALALAAHMLAVPESTVREADLADAIGELANIVGGSVKSCVDGQSTLSLPNVSRFAPGAPGPDALQVLATWHHHPLCIRVAPARPLIPARRSSSEGSTS is encoded by the coding sequence ATGAGCACCCTGATGCTCGCGACCGACGAGCTCCGCGGCCTGATCGACGACATCTGGACCTCGCTGTTCGAGACCCCGCTGGACCAGGACGCCCCGATGCCGGACGACCCGGTCACGGCCTTCGTCGACATCAGCGGCGGCTGGCAGGGCCGCGTCCTCGTCGCCACGACGACCGAGGGCGCGCTGGCGCTCGCCGCGCACATGCTGGCCGTGCCGGAGTCGACGGTCCGCGAGGCCGACCTCGCCGACGCGATCGGCGAGCTGGCCAACATCGTCGGCGGCTCGGTGAAGTCCTGCGTCGACGGGCAGTCGACGCTCTCGCTGCCGAACGTCTCGCGCTTCGCCCCCGGTGCGCCGGGGCCGGACGCGCTGCAGGTCCTCGCGACCTGGCACCACCACCCGCTGTGCATCCGGGTCGCACCCGCGCGCCCGCTGATCCCCGCCCGGCGATCCAGTTCTGAAGGGAGCACGTCGTGA
- a CDS encoding shikimate kinase yields the protein MGNTRRIALVGLMGSGKTTVGEALAQRLAVAYLDNDRELIARFGETAAGLTARYGLDAAHAAEAAVLLDVLAGDGPAIVTAAASTIESAACRRALAERAFVVWLRADPQHLAARASAGAGRPWDVDVEAQLRAQVRGRHPLYERVADLTTDTSDLDPSQTVDLLVRRIRRRTTRPLAAVPGH from the coding sequence ATGGGCAACACGCGGCGGATCGCGCTGGTCGGTCTGATGGGCAGCGGCAAGACGACGGTCGGCGAGGCGCTGGCGCAGCGGCTCGCCGTGGCGTACCTCGACAACGACCGGGAGCTCATCGCCCGCTTCGGGGAGACGGCCGCCGGACTGACGGCCCGTTACGGGCTCGACGCCGCGCACGCCGCCGAGGCCGCGGTCCTGCTCGACGTGCTCGCCGGGGACGGCCCCGCGATCGTCACCGCGGCGGCGTCGACGATCGAGAGCGCGGCGTGCCGGCGGGCGCTGGCCGAGCGCGCGTTCGTCGTCTGGCTCCGGGCCGACCCGCAGCATCTCGCCGCGCGCGCGAGCGCCGGCGCCGGCCGGCCCTGGGACGTCGACGTCGAGGCCCAGCTCCGGGCCCAGGTCCGCGGGCGCCACCCGCTCTACGAGCGGGTGGCCGACCTGACGACGGACACGTCCGACCTGGATCCGAGCCAGACCGTCGACCTGCTGGTGCGCCGGATCAGGCGGCGGACAACGAGGCCCTTAGCGGCAGTTCCGGGTCACTGA
- a CDS encoding PfkB family carbohydrate kinase, protein MGAVLALGSVNADFVVRTESSPAGPGSLAAHSLLRTSGGKAGNRAVLAARLGAPARLLAGVGDDDLAAQALRGPEAAGVNLRAVRRRPGPTGYASIVVPADGGKTILRVPNANDAWGEDEAKVALEVDAAPDGSVVTVDCEVPVALVRAALEAARERGFVTVLDPAPPTRVSDELLALTDHLTPDHTEAKELTGIAVSGPAEAARAAEALRARGAAVVHVKLAGGGCVTATADGVTLIEAPDAEVVDATGAGDAFAGALAVALLAGRSALDAAASAVAAATCAVTGYGSQESYPDPAALAPVLAAVQKRIRPLPAVKKG, encoded by the coding sequence ATGGGTGCCGTTCTCGCGCTGGGCAGCGTCAACGCCGACTTCGTCGTCCGGACCGAGAGCTCGCCCGCGGGCCCGGGGAGCCTCGCGGCGCACTCGCTGCTGCGGACCTCGGGTGGGAAGGCCGGGAACCGTGCCGTGCTCGCAGCCCGGCTCGGAGCGCCGGCCCGGCTGCTGGCGGGGGTCGGGGACGACGACCTGGCCGCCCAGGCGCTGCGTGGACCCGAGGCCGCGGGGGTGAACCTGCGCGCGGTGCGCCGACGGCCGGGCCCGACGGGGTACGCGAGCATCGTCGTCCCCGCCGACGGGGGAAAGACGATCCTGCGCGTGCCGAACGCCAACGACGCCTGGGGTGAGGACGAGGCCAAGGTCGCGCTCGAGGTCGACGCGGCCCCCGACGGCAGCGTCGTGACCGTCGACTGCGAGGTCCCGGTCGCGCTGGTGCGGGCGGCCCTGGAGGCGGCGCGGGAACGGGGCTTCGTCACGGTTCTCGACCCTGCACCTCCGACGCGGGTGAGCGACGAGCTCCTGGCCCTGACCGATCATCTGACGCCCGATCACACCGAAGCGAAGGAGCTGACCGGGATCGCGGTGTCCGGGCCGGCGGAGGCTGCCCGGGCGGCGGAAGCTCTGCGGGCGCGCGGCGCGGCCGTCGTCCACGTCAAGCTCGCGGGCGGTGGCTGCGTCACAGCCACCGCTGACGGGGTGACGCTGATCGAGGCTCCGGACGCCGAGGTCGTCGACGCCACCGGCGCCGGGGACGCCTTCGCCGGCGCCCTCGCCGTCGCCCTGCTCGCCGGCCGGTCCGCTCTCGACGCCGCGGCCTCCGCCGTCGCCGCCGCCACCTGCGCCGTCACCGGCTACGGGAGCCAGGAGTCCTACCCCGATCCCGCCGCCCTCGCCCCCGTCCTCGCCGCGGTGCAGAAGCGGATTCGCCCCCTCCCCGCTGTAAAAAAGGGGTGA
- a CDS encoding sigma-70 family RNA polymerase sigma factor, with protein sequence MVRENLPLVGYLVSEVLAKVPAHVSRAELTSAGLAALAFAVRAYDADRGVPFTRFASIRIRGALIDELRNTDWASRSVRAKARRQETVVAQLTTELGRTPTDTEIATALGVEVSEIADGRHDVHRAVVLSLDGFADPEAVETLAPSSEAGPEDQLLAHERIGYLHDAVLTLPERLRTVVTQYYFEERPMAETAAQLGVTESRVSQMRAEALTLLRGGLNAALAEERPAPAAATGRAAKRHEAYYAAVAARSDYRSRLSARPVDTSPRTGEQKTA encoded by the coding sequence ATGGTCCGCGAGAACCTTCCGCTGGTCGGCTACCTGGTCTCGGAAGTCCTCGCGAAGGTTCCCGCGCACGTGTCGCGCGCGGAGCTGACCTCGGCCGGTCTCGCCGCTCTGGCGTTCGCCGTCCGCGCCTACGACGCGGACCGCGGCGTGCCGTTCACCCGGTTCGCGAGCATCCGCATCCGCGGCGCTCTCATCGACGAGCTGCGCAACACCGACTGGGCCTCGCGCTCGGTCCGCGCCAAGGCTCGCCGGCAGGAGACGGTCGTCGCGCAGCTGACGACGGAGCTCGGCCGCACGCCGACCGACACCGAGATCGCCACCGCCCTGGGCGTCGAGGTGTCGGAGATCGCCGACGGCCGACACGACGTCCACCGCGCCGTGGTCCTCTCCCTCGACGGCTTCGCCGACCCGGAGGCCGTGGAGACCCTGGCGCCCTCGTCGGAGGCCGGCCCCGAGGACCAGCTGCTCGCGCACGAGCGCATCGGCTACCTCCACGACGCCGTGTTGACGCTGCCGGAGCGTCTCCGCACCGTGGTCACGCAGTACTACTTCGAGGAGCGCCCGATGGCGGAGACCGCCGCCCAGCTGGGCGTGACGGAGTCCCGCGTCTCGCAGATGCGCGCCGAGGCCCTCACCCTCCTGCGCGGCGGCCTCAACGCCGCCCTGGCCGAGGAGCGGCCGGCACCCGCCGCCGCCACCGGCCGCGCCGCGAAGCGGCACGAGGCGTACTACGCCGCCGTCGCCGCCCGCAGCGACTACCGCTCCCGCCTGTCCGCGCGTCCGGTCGACACCAGCCCGCGCACCGGCGAGCAGAAGACCGCCTGA
- a CDS encoding flagellin, whose amino-acid sequence MTIGRITQRSIATTTLAGLQNNLTRLSGIQQQLSSGKLISKPSDSPTGTVSAMQMRAEIRDNTQWSRNADDGLGWLGTIDQSLTSALSSVRRARDLTLTGLNSGAASATSGEALAAEIDQLRQGLIGLANTRYLDRPVFGGTTGGAQAYDASGTYVGPATSPPILRTVGANATVRVDQTGPEVFGPAGADLFQVLDDISAALRAGDHTALNTGLGDLDTAMKRIAGKVAEVGAAYNRVEQMRSAADDRILTLKASLSEVEDVDLPSAIVELSLAQVAQQAALAATQRVVTPSLVDFLR is encoded by the coding sequence ATGACCATCGGACGCATCACCCAGCGCTCGATCGCAACGACCACGTTGGCGGGGTTGCAGAACAACCTGACCCGGCTCAGCGGAATCCAGCAGCAGCTCTCGAGCGGCAAGCTGATCTCGAAGCCCTCGGACTCGCCGACGGGCACGGTCTCCGCGATGCAGATGCGCGCCGAGATCCGCGACAACACGCAGTGGTCGCGCAACGCCGACGACGGCCTCGGCTGGCTCGGCACCATCGACCAGAGCCTGACGAGCGCACTGTCCTCCGTCCGGCGCGCGCGGGACCTCACGCTGACCGGCCTGAACTCCGGGGCGGCCTCGGCCACCTCGGGCGAGGCGCTGGCCGCGGAGATCGACCAGCTGCGGCAGGGCCTGATCGGGCTGGCGAACACGCGCTACCTCGACCGCCCGGTGTTCGGCGGCACGACCGGTGGGGCGCAGGCGTACGACGCGTCCGGCACCTACGTCGGGCCGGCGACCTCGCCGCCGATCCTGCGCACGGTCGGGGCGAACGCGACCGTCCGCGTCGACCAGACCGGGCCGGAGGTGTTCGGGCCCGCGGGGGCGGACCTGTTCCAGGTGCTCGACGACATCTCGGCCGCACTGCGCGCCGGAGACCACACGGCGCTCAACACCGGGCTCGGCGACCTCGACACGGCGATGAAGCGCATCGCCGGCAAGGTCGCGGAGGTCGGCGCCGCCTACAACCGGGTCGAGCAGATGCGCTCCGCCGCCGACGACCGGATCCTCACCCTGAAGGCGTCGCTCTCGGAGGTCGAGGACGTGGACCTGCCCTCGGCCATCGTCGAGCTCTCGCTCGCGCAGGTCGCCCAGCAGGCCGCCCTGGCCGCCACCCAACGGGTGGTCACCCCCTCGCTCGTGGACTTCCTCCGATGA
- a CDS encoding flagellar assembly protein FliW, whose translation MTAAVEMLPGTEDEAVPALEFVGPIAGFPGHRSFALTEIDPASIVCALQSLEDREVRFLVMPPGPVFPDYAPEISDDWAETLGLTRAEDALVLVIVNAGASIADATANLMAPIIVNTVTLRAAQVVLSDPELPLRASLSAA comes from the coding sequence ATGACCGCGGCGGTGGAGATGCTGCCCGGTACCGAGGACGAGGCGGTCCCGGCGCTGGAGTTCGTCGGACCGATCGCGGGCTTCCCCGGGCACCGGTCCTTCGCGCTCACCGAGATCGACCCCGCGTCGATCGTGTGCGCGCTGCAGTCGCTGGAGGACCGCGAGGTGCGGTTCCTCGTCATGCCGCCCGGTCCGGTGTTCCCGGACTACGCGCCGGAGATCAGCGACGACTGGGCGGAGACCCTCGGCCTGACGCGGGCCGAGGACGCGCTGGTGCTCGTCATCGTCAACGCGGGGGCCTCGATCGCCGACGCGACCGCGAACCTGATGGCGCCGATCATCGTCAACACCGTGACCCTGCGCGCGGCGCAGGTCGTGCTCAGTGACCCGGAACTGCCGCTAAGGGCCTCGTTGTCCGCCGCCTGA
- a CDS encoding DedA family protein, translating to MNSHAPGPKLPWEGKAQPADKIIVTAIMLSGIYGLATMPLIPWMIQNHPVALAAIRGGMTAIVNLGALARVDEVSLWAAVFVGLPATVMFDWAYWWAGQRWGERSLHMILGESRKTEMRLAKVKRLTVRFGAIAVLTAYYSPLPTVLIYAAAGWAGMRFTTFLILDVLGALLWTSVLAGLGYWVGQSAVDAVEAFADYTLYLTLALIVVIVIRQIWNTRQQLRAAPPRRAPEDAAPEDAAPEPDVEPDVDPDKTPVE from the coding sequence ATGAACTCGCACGCGCCGGGCCCGAAGTTGCCCTGGGAGGGCAAGGCCCAGCCCGCCGACAAGATCATCGTCACCGCGATCATGCTCAGCGGGATCTACGGACTCGCGACGATGCCGCTGATCCCGTGGATGATCCAGAACCACCCGGTCGCCCTGGCGGCGATCCGCGGCGGGATGACCGCGATCGTCAACCTCGGGGCGCTCGCCCGGGTCGACGAGGTCAGCCTCTGGGCCGCCGTGTTCGTCGGCCTCCCCGCGACCGTCATGTTCGACTGGGCGTACTGGTGGGCCGGTCAGCGCTGGGGCGAGCGCAGCCTGCACATGATCCTCGGTGAGTCCCGCAAGACCGAGATGCGCCTGGCCAAGGTCAAGCGCCTGACGGTCCGCTTCGGCGCGATCGCCGTCCTGACCGCCTACTACTCGCCGCTGCCCACCGTGCTGATCTACGCCGCCGCCGGCTGGGCCGGCATGCGGTTCACGACGTTCCTGATCCTGGACGTCCTCGGCGCGCTGCTGTGGACGAGCGTGCTGGCCGGCCTCGGCTACTGGGTCGGGCAGTCCGCCGTCGACGCCGTCGAGGCGTTCGCGGACTACACGCTCTACCTGACGCTCGCGCTGATCGTCGTCATCGTGATCCGGCAGATCTGGAACACCCGCCAGCAGCTGCGGGCGGCGCCGCCCCGCCGCGCGCCGGAGGACGCGGCGCCGGAGGACGCGGCGCCGGAGCCGGACGTCGAGCCGGACGTCGACCCGGACAAGACCCCGGTGGAGTAG
- the flgN gene encoding flagellar export chaperone FlgN: MGLAEVSTILWRERELLELLLFKLEEEQLVLTSGRSRWLARATKEVEIVLAEIRRTELARATAVDEAAEALGLAPNPSLAALADACAEPWSGILRDHRTSFHALTAEITALANSNRDLITAGKQATEETIRMLMALNSKGDDVPTYSPSGTASASVPRARLINETL, from the coding sequence ATGGGTCTCGCGGAGGTCTCCACGATTCTCTGGCGCGAGCGCGAGCTTCTGGAGCTCTTGCTGTTCAAGCTCGAGGAGGAGCAGCTGGTCCTCACGTCGGGCCGCTCGCGCTGGTTGGCGCGCGCGACGAAGGAGGTCGAGATCGTGCTGGCGGAGATCCGCCGCACCGAGCTCGCCCGGGCCACCGCCGTCGACGAGGCCGCCGAGGCGCTCGGCCTGGCGCCGAACCCGAGCCTGGCCGCCCTCGCGGACGCCTGCGCGGAGCCCTGGTCCGGCATCCTGCGAGACCACCGCACCTCCTTCCACGCGCTGACCGCCGAGATCACCGCGCTCGCCAACAGCAACCGCGACCTGATCACCGCCGGCAAGCAGGCGACGGAGGAGACCATCCGGATGCTGATGGCCCTGAACTCCAAGGGCGACGACGTCCCGACCTACTCCCCGAGCGGCACGGCCAGCGCGTCCGTGCCCCGGGCCCGGCTGATCAACGAGACGCTGTGA